Proteins from one Camelina sativa cultivar DH55 chromosome 8, Cs, whole genome shotgun sequence genomic window:
- the LOC104706027 gene encoding DNA ligase 6-like yields MGDENLFEKPLDEKVSLDVTCGKEEEIVEELKICLPKWVTQEQVTDMIRGTWRNIVEIVDDFYEHETKFYEQVSSAVISFTSRDGVSSCNHEAFVSKVEFIHCENERSESCQPSQFHKLKSMSSSQKSCISPVKRNRKVKGKPKKKGKASSKVESLGPKQASITKFFNKVP; encoded by the coding sequence ATGGGTGATGAGAATCTGTTTGAAAAGCCTCTGGATGAGAAGGTTTCATTGGATGTGACTTGTGgtaaggaggaggagattgtGGAAGAGCTAAAGATTTGTTTACCCAAATGGGTTACTCAAGAACAAGTAACAGATATGATTAGAGGGACATGGAGGAACATAGTCGAGATAGTTGATGATTTTTATGAGCACGAGACTAAATTCTATGAGCAAGTCTCTTCTGCTGTTATATCTTTCACTTCTAGAGATGGGGTCAGTTCGTGCAACCACGAAGCATTTGTTTCGAAAGTGGAGTTTATACATTGTGAAAACGAGCGAAGTGAAAGTTGTCAGCCGTCGCAGTTTCACAAGCTTAAGAGCATGAGTAGTTCTCAGAAGAGCTGCATATCTCCTGTGAAAAGAAACAGGAAGGTGAAAGgtaaaccaaagaagaaaggaaaagctTCTTCTAAGGTAGAATCTTTAGGACCAAAGCAAGCTTCAATTACTAAATTCTTCAACAAAGTTCCTTGA
- the LOC104706024 gene encoding uncharacterized protein LOC104706024 — MNTPTVLVAMILFTCCVTSQVTARILEPTPSLRNEKIQWWYHKPRFPFPRAGRALPPLPAGHFHPTPFNPPPEVAKCLADCKEVKTCFADIRKAFITHKPAIGSDCCAAILNMKEDCVKTVFGSFRNHFFNGLIKRHCSNKAVSSPASSPAPSPA, encoded by the coding sequence atgaatactCCAACAGTTCTTGTTGCTATGATCCTCTTTACATGCTGTGTCACATCCCAAGTCACAGCTAGGATTCTGGAGCCAACTCCATCATTACGTAATGAAAAGATCCAGTGGTGGTACCACAAGCCACGTTTCCCATTCCCTAGAGCCGGAAGAGCCTTGCCTCCACTCCCGGCTGGCCACTTCCACCCAACTCCATTCAACCCACCACCGGAAGTTGCCAAATGCTTGGCTGATTGCAAGGAGGTAAAAACTTGTTTTGCAGATATCAGAAAAGCATTCATCACCCACAAACCCGCTATTGGATCTGATTGTTGTGCCGCGATCCTAAATATGAAAGAAGATTGTGTGAAGACCGTGTTTGGATCTTTCCGTAACCACTTCTTCAATGGCCTTATCAAAAGACATTGCTCTAACAAGGCGGTTTCATCTCCTGCTTCATCTCCTGCCCCTTCGCCGGCTTag
- the LOC104706023 gene encoding glutamate decarboxylase 1-like, giving the protein MVLSHATSDSDGSVHSTFASRYVRTSLPRFKMPENSMPKEAAYQIINDELMLDGNPRLNLASFVTTWMEPECDKLIMSSINKNYVDMDEYPVTTELQNRCVNMIAHLFNAPLGETETAIGVGTVGSSEAIMLAGLAFKRTWQNKRKAEGKPVDKPNIVTGANVQVCWEKFARYFEVELKEVKLSEGYYVMDPQKAVDMVDENTICVAAILGSTLNGEFEDVKLLNDLLVEKNKETGWDTPIHVDAASGGFIAPFLYPELEWDFRLPLVKSINVSGHKYGLVYAGIGWVIWRNKEDLPEDLIFHINYLGADQPTFTLNFSKGSSQIIAQYYQLIRLGHEGYTNVMENCRENMIVLKQGLEKTERFNIVSKDEGVPLVAFSLKDSSCHTEFEISDMLRRYGWIVPAYTMPPDAQHITVLRVVIREDFSRTLAERLVSDIEKVMHELDELPSRVIHKISLGEEKSEANSNNLMVTVKKSDIDIEKQRDIIKGWKKFVSDRKNKTNGIC; this is encoded by the exons ATGGTGCTCTCCCATGCCACGTCGGATTCGGACGGCTCTGTCCACTCCACATTCGCTTCACGATACGTCCGAACTTCACTCCCTAg GTTCAAGATGCCCGAAAACTCCATGCCGAAAGAAGCAGCGTATCAGATCATCAACGACGAGTTGATGCTTGACGGTAACCCAAGGCTAAACTTAGCCTCTTTCGTGACGACGTGGATGGAGCCTGAGTGCGATAAACTCATCATGTCCTCCATTAACAAGAACTATGTTGACATGGACGAGTACCCCGTCACCACCGAACTCcag aaccGATGTGTGAACATGATTGCACATCTATTCAATGCACCGTTAGGAGAGACGGAGACAGCCATCGGAGTAGGAACCGTTGGATCATCGGAGGCCATAATGTTGGCCGGTTTGGCCTTCAAGCGTACATGGCAGAACAAGCGCAAAGCCGAAGGCAAACCTGTCGATAAACCCAACATTGTCACTGGAGCCAATGTTCAA GTGTGTTGGGAGAAATTCGCTAGGTACTTTGAGGTTGAGCTCAAGGAAGTGAAATTGAGTGAAGGATACTATGTGATGGACCCGCAAAAAGCTGTTGACATGGTTGACGAGAACACTATTTGTGTTGCGGCCATTCTTGGTTCCACTCTTAATGGAGAGTTCGAAGATGTTAAACTCTTGAACGATCTTTTGgttgagaaaaacaaagaaaccgg TTGGGACACACCCATTCACGTGGATGCGGCAAGTGGAGGATTCATAGCACCCTTTTTGTATCCGGAGTTGGAATGGGACTTTAGACTGCCGTTGGTGAAGAGTATCAATGTGAGTGGTCACAAGTATGGACTTGTGTACGCTGGAATTGGTTGGGTGATTTGGAGAAACAAAGAGGATTTGCCTGAGGATCTCATCTTCCATATCAATTACCTTGGTGCTGACCAACCCACGTTCACTCTCAATTTCTCCAAAG GTTCTAGTCAAATCATAGCTCAATACTACCAACTTATCCGATTAGGCCACGAG GGTTACACAAATGTGATGGAGAATTGCAGAGAGAACATGATCGTGCTAAAGCAAGGACTCGAGAAGACAGAGAGGTTCAACATTGTTTCGAAGGACGAGGGAGTGCCACTTGTCGCTTTTTCCTTGAAAGATAGCAGCTGTCACACTGAGTTCGAAATTTCCGACATGCTTCGCAG GTATGGATGGATAGTACCAGCCTATACAATGCCTCCAGATGCACAACACATAACTGTTCTTCGAGTGGTTATCAGAGAAGATTTCTCTAGAACACTCGCTGAGAGACTTGTGAGCGATATTGAGAAAGTGATGCATGAGCTCGATGAGCTTCCTTCGCGAGTGATCCACAAAATATCACTTGGGGAAGAGAAGAGTGAAGCTAACAGCAATAACTTGATGGTGACGGTTAAGAAGAGCGATATCGATATCGAGAAGCAGAGAGACATCATCAAAGGCTGGAAGAAGTTTGTCTCTGACAGGAAGAATAAGACGAATGGTATCTGTTAA
- the LOC104706025 gene encoding uncharacterized protein LOC104706025 gives MKNLAILAALILFSSCVISQVTAKDLESLRTEELQWWHYHHFYPYFHPKPHWPFPTTGKALPPLPAGFHPIQFHPPPVVAKCLSDCKDVRTCVADIAKAFFTRKPAIGLDCCASIQKMDEDCQKTVFGAYHNPFFDCLVKLHCSTKAGSTPSAPSPRQM, from the coding sequence atgaagaatctagCAATTCTTGCTGCCTTGATTCTCTTCTCAAGCTGTGTCATATCTCAAGTCACAGCAAAAGATTTGGAATCGTTACGTACTGAAGAGCTCCAATGGTGGCATTACCACCATTTCTACCCTTACTTTCACCCTAAGCCACACTGGCCGTTCCCCACCACCGGAAAGGCCCTCCCACCACTCCCGGCTGGCTTCCACCCAATTCAATTCCATCCACCACCGGTTGTCGCCAAATGCTTGTCCGATTGCAAGGATGTGAGAACATGTGTTGCGGATATTGCTAAAGCTTTCTTCACCCGCAAACCCGCTATTGGGTTGGATTGTTGTGCCTCGATCCAGAAGATGGATGAAGATTGCCAGAAGACTGTCTTTGGAGCGTATCACAACCCTTTCTTTGACTGCTTAGTTAAGCTACATTGCTCCACCAAAGCTGGATCCACTCCGTCTGCTCCTTCGCCTAGGCAGATGTAG
- the LOC104709182 gene encoding uncharacterized protein LOC104709182 produces the protein MIICPCKDCRNVVRQLNSVVVEHLVIRGMDEAYKVHSDWYHHGDVKSVDEFQSKPTQWNEEVFELYKAAEFFDQELAFRGDLADQPVGDLSEIAEGEDQQEDEFLAKIRDAETPLYPSCSNHSKLSAIVTLFRIKTHNGWSDKSFNELLQTLPSMLPDGNVFHTSLYDVKKFLKSFHMGYEKIDACVNDCCLFRKKLKKLDKCPKCNASRWKTNKRTNEVKKGVPQKVLRYFPIIPRLKRMFRSEDMAKDLRWHYTNKSTDGKLRHPVDSVTWAQMNEKYPSFAAEERNIRLGLSTDGFNPFNMKNSNYSSWPVLLVNYNLPPHLCMKKENIMLTLLIPGPQQPGNNIDVYLEPLIEDLNHLWKNGELTYDAFSKSTFTLKAMLLWTISDFPAYGNLAGCKVKGKMGCPMCGKNTDSMWLKFSRKHVYMCHRKGLAPTHRYREKKTWFDGKVEHRRKSRILTGHEVHQNLKNFQNDFGNVKKAGMKRKRTVYKEPVFDSDDDESESDEDEEVEVDEDELSRWKKRSILFTLPYWEDLPVRHNLDVMHIEKNVTHSIVSTLLHCGKSKDGLNARKDLQHLGLRKELHPTTKGKRTYLPAAPWSLSKNEKKIFCKRLFHFKGPDGYCSNISRGVSVEECKVGGLKSHDYHVLMQQLLPVALRGLLPKGPRTAILRLCAFFNHLCQRVIDIEVITVLEAEIVETLCMFERFFPPTFFDIMVHLTVXVMLQHF, from the coding sequence ATGATAATATGTCCTTGTAAAGACTGTCGTAATGTAGTACGACAGTTAAACAGTGTTGTGGTTGAGCATCTTGTAATAAGAGGGATGGATGAGGCATACAAGGTGCATAgtgattggtatcatcatggagatGTGAAGTCAGTAGATGAATTTCAAAGTAAACCAACTCAGTGGAATGAggaagtttttgagttatataaagcTGCTGAATTTTTTGATCAAGAGTTGGCTTTTAGAGGTGACTTAGCTGACCAACCTGTGGGCGACTTAAGTGAGATTGCAGAGGGTGAGGACCAACAAGAGGATGAGTTCCTTGCAAAGATCCGGGATGCTGAAACCCCACTATACCCTAGCTGTTCAAACCACAGCAAGTTATCGGCTATTGTGACTTTGTTTAGGATTAAGACACATAATGGCTGGTCGGATAAGAGCTTCAATGAACTGCTTCAGACATTGCCAAGCATGTTGCCAGATGGTAATGTCTTTCACACATCATTGTATGAtgtcaagaaatttttaaagagcTTTCATATGGGATATGAAAAGATCGACGCATGTGTTAATGATTGCTGCCTCTTcagaaagaagttaaagaagctTGATAAATGTCCCAAATGTAATGCTTCACGGTGGAAGACTAATAAGCGGACTAATGAGGTAAAGAAAGGTGTCCCACAGAAAGtattaagatattttccaaTTATACCAAGGCTGAAGAGAATGTTCAGATCAGAGGACATGGCTAAGGACTTACGGTGGCATTACACTAACAAGAGCACTGATGGAAAACTTCGACATCCAGTAGATTCTGTTACATGGGCTCAGATGAATGAGAAGTATCCTTCATTTGCAGCTGAAGAAAGGAACATACGGCTTGGGCTGTCCACAGATGGATTTAATCCATTCAACATGAAGAATAGTAATTATAGTAGCTGGCCTGTGCTATTGGTAAACTACAATTTGCCTCCTCACCTTtgtatgaagaaggagaatataATGTTGACATTATTGATTCCTGGTCCACAACAACCAGGTAATAATATTGATGTCTACCTAGAACCTCTTATTGAGGATTTGAATCATCTGTGGAAGAATGGAGAGCTAACGTATGATGCTTTTAGTAAAAGTACATTTACTCTAAAGGCAATGCTTCTCTGGACCATTAGTGATTTTCCTGCGTATGGAAATCTTGCTGGTTGTAAAGTAAAAGGTAAAATGGGATGTCCTATGTGTGGGAAAAATACTGATAGTATGTGGTTGAAGTTTAGCAGGAAACATGTCTACATGTGTCATAGAAAAGGTTTGGCTCCAACACACAGATATAGGGAAAAGAAGACTTGGTTTGATGGAAAAGTTGAGCATAGGAGAAAGTCAAGAATTTTAACTGGTCATGAAGTTCATCAGAATCTGAAAAACTTCCAAAATGATTTCGGAAATGTGAAAAAGGCtgggatgaagagaaagagaactgTCTATAAAGAACCAGTGTttgacagtgatgatgatgaaagtgaatccgatgaagatgaggaagtaGAAGTAGATGAAGATGAGTTATCAAGGTGGAAGAAAAGATCCATTTTATTTACTCTGCCTTATTGGGAGGATCTACCAGTACGGCATAATTTGGATGTAATGCACATAGAAAAGAATGTGACTCACAGCATTGTATCCACATTGTTGCATTGTGGAAAATCTAAGGATGGTCTTAATGCTCGTAAGGATCTTCAACATCTTGGTCTAAGAAAAGAGTTGCATCCTACCACAAAAGGAAAGAGAACATATCTTCCAGCAGCACCTTGGTCTTTGTccaagaatgagaagaagattttttgCAAACGACTATTTCATTTTAAAGGTCCAGATGGATACTGTTCTAATATTTCAAGAGGAGTTTCAGTAGAAGAGTGTAAGGTAGGAGGTCTGAAATCACATGATTATCATGTCTTGATGCAACAGCTTCTCCCGGTTGCACTTAGAGGATTGTTACCAAAAGGTCCTAGAACAGCAATACTACGGCTATGCGCATTCTTCAATCATTTGTGTCAGAGAGTTATTGATATTGAGGTTATTACAGTATTGGAAGCTGAAATTGTAGAAACGCTTTGTATGTTTGAAAGGTTTTTCCCTCCAACCTTCTTTGATATCATGGTACACTTGACTGTTNAAGTGATGCTccagcatttttaa
- the LOC104706026 gene encoding uncharacterized protein LOC104706026, which translates to MGNYVSSALSKTSSSSSSSSAARVILPDGGVRNIHAPMKAAELMMDIPSFFLVDAKSLKIGRKLSPLAADDDLQIRGCHVYVAFPMTRSTSAANASDLARLFVAAKKQRRRGVGSDCSGGGVKHCHNNGRVSPDGEEDDVRVMSSSAGSKLNLEDIEEFSAAEFMHRISVSKSKKPKLETIVEESLS; encoded by the coding sequence ATGGGAAACTACGTTTCTTCTGCACTTAGCAAAacgtcttcttcgtcgtcgtcatcatcggCGGCGAGAGTGATTCTCCCGGACGGTGGAGTACGTAACATTCACGCGCCGATGAAAGCTGCTGAGCTAATGATGGATATCCCAAGCTTCTTCCTAGTCGACGCCAAGTCGTTAAAGATCGGTCGGAAACTTAGTCCGTTAGCCGCCGATGATGACCTTCAGATCAGAGGGTGTCACGTGTACGTAGCTTTCCCTATGACGCGTTCCACGTCAGCTGCTAACGCTTCGGATTTGGCTCGGTTATTCGTGGCTGCTAAGAAACAGCGCCGCCGCGGCGTGGGGAGTGATTGTTCCGGCGGCGGAGTGAAACACTGTCATAACAACGGGAGGGTTTCGCCGGACGGGGAAGAAGATGACGTCAGGGTGATGTCGTCGTCGGCGGGATCGAAGCTGAATTTAGAAGATATTGAAGAGTTCTCGGCGGCGGAGTTTATGCATAGGATCTCAGTTTCGAAATCTAAGAAACCGAAGTTAGAAACCATAGTTGAAGAATCTTTGTcttaa